Proteins encoded together in one Ipomoea triloba cultivar NCNSP0323 chromosome 4, ASM357664v1 window:
- the LOC116016469 gene encoding putative GTP diphosphokinase RSH1, chloroplastic codes for MTSASSMSVSVECVNICKFWNGVVSGRLNCSVLPCASKAPRALTGLLASTAHPPQFWSGSYGRAGRRSSVRCRCNAHDIGGWNPGEDPGIVHPHTLLSSRLIHSDSCKWKLRCSSSFSPKPYEEISPESLWEDLQPSISYLSPKELELVQNALNLAFEAHDGQKRRSGEPFIIHPVAVAQILGELELDWESIAAGLLHDTVEDTNVVTFERIEQEFGVTVRHIVEGETKVSKLGKIKYKDENHSTQDVKADDLRQMFLSMTEEVRVIIVKLADRLHNMRTLSHMPPHKQSSIAKETLQIFAPLAKLLGMYQIKSELENLAFMYTNAQDYAKVQRRISELYKDHEKELLEAKRILTKKIEDDQFLGLMLVNTEVRSVCKEPYSIYRAVLKSKSSINEVNQIAQIRVVIKPKPCAGVGPLCNAQQICYHVLGLVHGIWTPIPRAVKDYIATPKPNGYQSLHTTVIPFLYESMLRLEVQIRTEEMDLIAERGIAAHYSGKGLNGVIGHAIHNGSSRGHGKTVCLNNANVALRIGWLNAIREWQEEFVGNMTSREFVDTVTRDLLGSRVFVFTPRGEIKNLPKGATVIDYAYMIHTEIGNKMVAAKVNGNIVSPVHVLANAEVVEIITYSGLSNKSAFQRHKQWLQHAKTRSARHKIMKFLREQAALSATEITAESVNEFAAESGDDSETEVFDSSKGTKHTWEKILKNVVKMSSATMSEEDMFQFNSSSIQIPKVNGKHSKHLQHVSLKAEGETLSQGNGVGRTICANIPMYREVFPGLENWLANKVSSWNNLEGHSIQWLCVVCLDRRGMMADVTTTLAAVSVTICSCVAEIDRGKGMAVMLFHVEASLDNLVTACSKVDLILGVLGWSTGCSWPESVANNHFLEC; via the exons ATGACGTCTGCTTCATCAATGTCAG TTTCCGTGGAATGTGTTAATATCTGTAAGTTCTGGAATGGCGTTGTGAGTGGAAGGCTGAACTGTAGTGTGCTGCCTTGTGCGTCGAAGGCTCCGAGGGCATTGACTGGATTACTCGCCAGTACCGCTCATCCTCCTCAGTTCTGGTCTGGTTCGTATGGACGAGCTGGAAGACGAAGTAGCGTTAGATGT AGATGTAATGCCCATGATATAGGAGGGTGGAATCCTGGTGAAGATCCTGGAATTGTTCATCCACACACACTTCTAAGCTCAAGGTTGATTCATTCAGATAGTTGCAAATGGAAATTACGTTGCTCTTCATCTTTTTCCCCAAAACCTTATGAGGAAATATCTCCTGAAAGCTTGTGGGAG GATCTTCAACCTTCTATCTCATATCTTTCACCTAAGGAGTTGGAATTGGTCCAAAATGCCTTGAAT TTAGCTTTTGAGGCACATGATGGTCAAAAGCGTCGCAGTGGAGAGCCCTTCATCATACACCCAGTTGCAGTAGCACAAATTCTTGGAGAACTT GAACTAGACTGGGAATCAATTGCTGCTGGACTCTTGCATGATACAGTAGAAGATACAAATGTTGTTACTTTTGAAAGAATAGAGCAGGAATTTGGTGTTACTGTTCGCCACATTGTAGAAGGGGAAACCAAG GTATCCAAACTTGGAAAGATCAAGTATAAGGATGAAAACCACTCTACTCAAGATGTCAAAGCTGATGACCTTCGGCAGATGTTTCTGTCAATGACTGAGGAG GTCCGTGTTATAATTGTCAAATTGGCTGATAGATTACACAACATGCGTACTCTTTCACATATGCCTCCCCATAAGCAG TCCAGCATTGCTAAAGAGACACTGCAGATTTTTGCTCCTCTGGCAAAATTGCTTGGGATGTACCAAATTAAG TCTGAACTTGAAAATTTAGCATTCATGTACACAAATGCCCAAGATTATGCCAAGGTCCAGAGGagaatttcagaactctataaaGATCATGAAAAAGAACTCTTAGAG GCAAAAAGAATATTGACAAAGAAAATTGAGGATGATCAATTCCTTGGTCTCATGTTAGTGAACACTGAGGTCCGATCAGTATGCAAAGAGCCTTACAG CATCTACAGAGCTGTTCTCAAATCTAAGAGTTCAATAAATGAAGTCAACCAGATTGCACAG ATTCGTGTTGTTATAAAACCAAAACCTTGTGCTGGAGTAGGGCCACTTTGCAATGCACAGCAG ATATGCTACCATGTACTTGGACTTGTGCATGGAATCTGGACACCTATACCTCGAGCT GTGAAAGACTACATTGCTACCCCGAAGCCTAATGGCTATCAGAGCCTGCATACAACAGTGATTCCATTTCTTTATGAAAGCATGTTGCGGTTGGAGGTTCAG ATAAGAACTGAAGAGATGGACCTAATAGCAGAGAGGGGCATTGCTGCACATTATAGCGGGAAAGGTCTTAATGGTGTAATTGGACATGCTATTCATAACGGTTCTTCCCGTGGCCATGGGAAGACAGTCTGTCTCAATAATGCCAATGTTGCTCTTAGG ATTGGCTGGCTCAATGCAATTAGAGAGTGGCAAGAGGAGTTTGTTGGGAACATGACCTCTAGGGAATTTGTGGACACTGTTACAAGAGATCTTCTAGGCAGTCGTGTCTTTGTCTTTACACCCAGGGGAGAG ATTAAAAATCTTCCTAAGGGGGCTACTGTAATTGATTATGCATATATGATACACACTGAAATTGGCAACAAAATGGTGGCTGCAAAG GTGAATGGTAATATTGTCTCTCCGGTGCATGTGCTGGCCAATGCTGAAGTTGTCGAGATCATTACCTACAGT GGCCTCTCCAACAAATCTGCTTTTCAAAGACATAAACAGTGGTTGCAGCATGCAAAAACACGTAGTGCCAGGCACAAGATTatgaaa TTTTTAAGAGAGCAAGCTGCTCTATCAGCAACTGAAATAACTGCAGAATCAGTGAACGAATTTGCTGCTGAATCTGGTGATGATAGTGAAACAGAAGTATTTGATTCTTCTAAGGGTACTAAACACACTTGGGAGAAAATTCTAAAGAATGTTGTGAAAATGTCATCTGCAACGATGAGTGAAGAAGATATGTTTCAATTTAATAGTAGTAGCATCCAGATCCCCAAGGTGAATGGTAAACACAGTAAGCATCTGCAGCATGTGAGTTTGAAGGCTGAAGGAGAGACTTTATCACAGGGGAATGGCGTTGGCAGGACAATTTGTGCTAACATTCCTATGTACCGTGAAGTGTTCCCTGGATTGGAGAACTGGCTCGCCAACAAGGTTTCATCTTGGAACAACCTTGAAGGGCATTCCATACAGTGGTTGTGTGTAGTCTGCCTAGACCGAAGAG GCATGATGGCTGATGTGACAACAACATTGGCAGCTGTAAGCGTCACAATATGTTCATGTGTG GCGGAGATTGACAGGGGGAAAGGAATGGCCGTCATGCTATTTCATGTTGAAGCAAGCTTGGATAATTTG GTGACTGCATGTTCCAAAGTGGATCTTATCCTCGGTGTTTTGGGTTGGTCCACGGGTTGCAGCTGGCCAGAATCAGTGGCGAACAATCATTTTCTAGAATGTTAG
- the LOC116017759 gene encoding exopolygalacturonase clone GBGE184-like — MAIKVGLLLFLVCTTLIPIGRGLAETVIDVTKFGAKPNGKGDSTMAMMRAWNKACHSPGPAKLLIPRGKFKTGETVFQGPCTASKRMTVEIQGTLIADNDLSAYTSFYWIMFEHVDNVVVTGGGTINGRGEAVWKFDAGEKIQNAPLLPVSLVFQSVRNSALHHLNFVNSKGFHLKVTDSSGINVSNIRITAPGNSPNTDGLHISETTNIKVTNSVIQTGDDCVSIGDGNSNVIVSGINCGPGHGISIGSIGKRSDEKSVKGVRVSNCTLTGTTNGARIKTYRASPKLQVSNIIFENLILKNVKRPIIIDQDYNSKNKIQPSNVKIRDVHFKNIRGTISSSKNAVMLTCSESNPCEGIEFANINIRPSSSARGLLPTSCVNVKPIFKGKVSLASCRR, encoded by the exons ATGGCCATCAAGGTTGGACTTCTGTTGTTCCTCGTATGTACCACCTTGATCCCAATCGGCCGTGGCCTTGCCGAGACTGTCATTGACGTGACCAAGTTTGGGGCTAAACCCAATGGCAAAGGAGATTCCACAATG GCAATGATGAGGGCATGGAATAAAGCTTGCCATTCACCGGGGCCGGCGAAGCTTCTAATTCCCCGAGGGAAGTTCAAAACAGGAGAAACGGTCTTCCAGGGACCCTGCACCGCTTCTAAGCGCATGACCGTTGAAATTCAGGGAACTCTTATAGCGGACAATGACCTCAGCGCCTACACTTCCTTCTACTGGATCATGTTCGAACATGTGGATAACGTGGTGGTCACCGGCGGTGGAACTATCAATGGTCGTGGCGAGGCTGTCTGGAAATTTGACGCCGGCGAAAAAATTCAGAACGCCCCTCTTCTCCCTGTT TCTCTGGTGTTCCAAAGCGTGCGGAATTCTGCCCTGCACCATCTCAACTTTGTGAACAGCAAAGGTTTCCACCTGAAGGTAACGGATAGCTCGGGGATCAACGTTTCCAATATCCGCATAACCGCGCCAGGGAACAGCCCCAACACTGACGGCCTACATATCAGCGAGACCACCAACATTAAGGTTACCAACTCCGTTATCCAGACGGGCGACGACTGCGTATCCATCGGTGATGGAAATAGCAACGTTATTGTCTCCGGGATCAATTGTGGCCCCGGACATGGCATCAG TATTGGAAGCATCGGCAAACGGTCAGATGAAAAGTCCGTGAAAGGAGTGAGAGTGAGTAATTGCACGCTAACAGGCACAACAAATGGCGCAAGAATCAAAACTTATCGGGCATCACCCAAGCTCCAAGTGTCTAACATTATTTTTGAGAATTTAATCTTGAAGAATGTTAAAAGGCCAATCATCATCGATCAAGACTACAATTCCAAGAACAAAATACAG CCATCGAACGTGAAGATCCGAGATGTTCATTTCAAGAACATAAGGGGAACGATCTCGTCAAGTAAAAATGCAGTTATGCTGACATGCAGCGAATCCAATCCCTGTGAAGGCATTGAATTTGCCAACATTAACATTAGGCCGAGTTCTAGCGCCCGCGGGCTTCTTCCGACTTCGTGCGTCAATGTCAAGCCAATCTTCAAGGGCAAAGTGAGCCTCGCCAGTTGCCGTCGTTAA
- the LOC116017109 gene encoding sucrose synthase 2, which produces MSGHKLGRIPSMRERVEGTLSAHRNELVALLSRFVAQGKGILQPHSLIDELNNVSCNETAGVKLSDGPFSEVLKSAQEAIVLPPFVALAIRPRPGVWEFVRVNVYELSVDELTISEYLGFKEELADGQKCGQFILELDFEPFNVSIPRPTRSSSIGNGVIFLNRHLSSIMFRNKESLEPLLDFLRVHRHKGHALMLNDRITKISRLESSLAKADDYLSKLPPDAPYSEFEYALQEMGFERGWGDTAGRVKDMMHLLSDILQAPDPSTLEKFLGRIPMVFNVVILSVHGYFGQANVLGLPDTGGQVVYILDQVRALETEMLQRIKQQGLNITPRILIVTRLIPDAKGTSCNQRLERVSGTEHSHILRIPFRSDNGVLRKWISRFDVWPYLERYTEDAASEIAAELQGKPDLIIGNYSDGNLVASLLSHKLGVTQCTIAHALEKTKYPDSDIYWKKFEDKYHFSCQFTADLLAMNHSDFIITSTYQEIAGTKNTVGQYESHTSFTLPGLYRVVHGIDVFDPKFNIVSPGADDSIYFSYSEKEKRLTSLHGSIEQLIYDTEQNDEHIGTLSDPSKPLIFSMARLDRVKNITGLVECYAKNAKLRELANLVVVAGYNDVKKSSDREEIAEIEKMHALMKQYNLDGQLRWISAQTNRARNGELYRYIADKRGIFVQPAFYEAFGLTVVESMTCGLPTFATSHGGPMEIIEDGISGFHIDPYHPDEAAELMANFFQKCKENPEYWAKISDAGLKRIQERYTWKIYSERLMTLAGVYGFWKYVSKLERRETRRYLEMFYILKYRELVKSVPLAIEDAE; this is translated from the exons ATGTCGGGTCATAAGCTCGGGAGGATACCTAGTATGAGGGAGAGAGTGGAGGGCACTCTCTCAGCTCACAGAAATGAACTCGTTGCTCTTCTCTCTAG ATTTGTGGCACAGGGGAAGGGGATATTGCAACCGCACAGCCTGATCGACGAGCTTAACAACGTTAGCTGCAATGAAACTGCAGGTGTGAAGCTCAGTGATGGTCCCTTCAGTGAAGTCTTGAAATCTGCTCAG GAAGCCATAGTGCTCCCCCCCTTTGTTGCTTTAGCTATCCGTCCGAGGCCAGGCGTTTGGGAGTTTGTGCGCGTCAATGTGTATGAACTGAGTGTTGATGAATTGACAATTTCTGAGTACCTCGGTTTCAAGGAAGAACTTGCTGATGGGCA GAAATGTGGGCAGTTCATCCTTGAGCTTGATTTTGAGCCGTTCAATGTATCAATTCCACGACCCACCAGATCATCCTCAATTGGAAATGGGGTTATATTCCTCAACCGGCATCTCTCTTCAATCATGTTCCGCAACAAAGAGTCTTTGGAGCCTTTACTTGATTTCCTTAGAGTACACAGACACAAAGGGCAT GCTCTTATGCTGAATGACCGGATAACAAAGATCTCTCGTCTTGAATCCTCATTGGCTAAGGCAGACGATTATCTTTCAAAGCTTCCACCAGATGCACCATATTCAGAGTTTGAATATGC ATTGCAAGAAATGGGTTTCGAGAGAGGTTGGGGTGATACTGCTGGACGGGTTAAAGACATGATGCACCTGCTTTCCGACATCCTTCAGGCTCCTGATCCATCAACCTTAGAAAAATTTCTTGGTAGAATTCCTATGGTGTTCAATGTTGTCATTTTGTCAGTTCATGGATACTTTGGGCAAGCAAATGTGTTGGGGTTGCCTGACACAGGTGGCCAG GTTGTATATATACTGGATCAAGTGCGTGCCCTGGAAACTGAGATGCTTCAAAGAATAAAGCAGCAAGGACTTAATATTACGCCTAGAATACTTATT GTCACTCGATTGATACCTGATGCAAAAGGCACTTCTTGCAACCAGCGGTTGGAGAGAGTGAGTGGAACtgaacattcacacattttgaGGATTCCTTTTCGAAGTGATAATGGGGTTCTTCGCAAATGGATATCAAGGTTTGATGTGTGGCCTTATCTGGAGAGATATACTGAG GATGCTGCAAGTGAAATTGCCGCTGAGCTGCAAGGAAAACCGGACCTGATCATTGGAAATTACAGTGATGGAAATCTAGTTGCATCCTTATTATCACATAAGCTCGGGGTTACACAG TGCACTATTGCACATGCATTGGAGAAAACAAAATATCCAGACTCTGATATATATTGGAAAAAGTTTGAGGACAAATACCACTTCTCATGTCAATTTACTGCTGATTTACTGGCGATGAATCATTCGGATTTTATAATTACCAGCACATACCAGGAGATTGCTGGAAC GAAGAACACTGTCGGTCAGTATGAGAGCCATACCTCTTTCACCTTGCCAGGCTTATACAGAGTTGTTCATGGGATTGATGTTTTTGATCCTAAATTCAATATTGTTTCTCCGGGAGCGGATGATTCTATTTACTTCTCGTACTCTGAGAAGGAGAAGAGGCTGACATCTTTGCATGGCTCAATTGAACAGTTGATATATGATACCGAGCAGAACGATGAGCACAT CGGTACACTGAGCGATCCATCGAAGCCTCTAATTTTCTCCATGGCAAGACTTGACCGAGTTAAAAACATCACGGGACTAGTAGAGTGCTATGCTAAGAATGCAAAGCTGAGAGAATTGGCAAACCTTGTTGTGGTGGCTGGCTACAATGATGTGAAGAAGTCGAGTGACCGGGAAGAAATAGCTGAAATTGAAAAGATGCACGCTCTTATGAAGCAATACAATCTGGATGGGCAGTTGAGGTGGATTTCCGCCCAAACAAACCGCGCACGAAATGGTGAACTTTACAGATACATAGCTGACAAGAGAGGCATCTTTGTTCAG CCTGCATTTTACGAAGCTTTTGGGCTGACGGTGGTGGAATCCATGACTTGTGGTCTTCCAACATTTGCAACTAGCCACGGTGGCCCCATGGAGATTATCGAAGATGGTATATCAGGCTTCCATATTGATCCTTATCATCCCGACGAGGCTGCTGAACTCATGGCAAACTTCTTTCAAAAATGTAAAGAAAATCCCGAGTACTGGGCAAAAATCTCTGATGCAGGTCTTAAGAGGATACAAGAAAG GTATACATGGAAAATTTACTCTGAGAGGCTGATGACTTTAGCTGGAGTTTATGGCTTCTGGAAGTATGTCTCGAAGCTCGAGAGGCGCGAGACTAGACGCTACCTAGAGATGTTCTACATTCTCAAATACCGCGAACTG GTGAAATCCGTCCCCTTGGCCATTGAAGATGCAGAATGA
- the LOC116017111 gene encoding endoglucanase 17, with translation MASSLTLLSFIFLFCFFFTAPLFFCNAYPAHRHHNHPRFASHDYRDALTKSILYYEGQRSGKLPSNQRISWRRNSGLSDGSAMHVDLVGGYYDAGDNVKFGFPMAFTTTMLSWSVLEFGGLMKGELQNAREAIRWATDYLLKATVHPDTIYVQVGDANRDHACWERPEDMDTPRSVFKVDKNNPGTEVAAETAAALAAASLVFRRCDPTYSKLLIRRAIRVFAFADKYRGSYSNGLRKYVCPFYCSFSGYEDELLWGAAWLHKATKNTAYLNYIQRNGQTLGAAETDNTFGWDNKHVGARILLSKAFLVQRIQTLHDYKSHADNYICSLVPGTPLTQAKYTPAGLLFKMSDSNMQYVTSTAFLLVTYAKYLTSAHSSVNCGGVIVTPKRLRNVAKKQIDYLLGDNPLRMSYMVGYGPRFPQRIHHRGSSLPSVATHPAKIQCNSGFRVMSSNAPNPNILVGAVVGGPDQQDRFPDQRSDYEQSEPSTYINAPLVGALAYLAHSFGQL, from the exons ATGGCTTCTTCTTTAACGTTGTTGTCCTTCATCTTCCTGTTCTGCTTCTTCTTCACCGCTCCTCTGTTTTTCTGCAACGCTTACCCTGCACACCGCCACCATAACCACCCTCGTTTCGCTTCTCATGACTACAGAGATGCCCTCACTAAGTCCATCCTCTATTACGAGGGTCAGAGGTCTGGGAAACTCCCTAGTAACCAGAGGATTTCTTGGAGGAGAAACTCTGGGCTTTCTGATGGGTCTGCAATGCAT GTTGATTTGGTCGGAGGGTACTATGATGCCGGGGACAATGTGAAGTTTGGTTTTCCGATGGCGTTCACCACCACAATGCTGTCGTGGAGTGTGCTCGAGTTTGGTGGATTGATGAAGGGCGAGCTGCAGAATGCAAGAGAAGCCATTCGCTGGGCTACTGATTATCTTCTTAAAGCCACTGTTCATCCAGACACTATTTATGTCCAg GTTGGAGATGCGAACAGAGACCATGCGTGTTGGGAGAGGCCGGAGGATATGGACACCCCAAGAAGCGTGTTTAAGGTTGACAAGAACAATCCCGGGACTGAGGTTGCCGCTGAAACTGCGGCTGCACTGGCCGCGGCGTCTTTAGTTTTCAGAAGATGTGACCCCACTTACTCCAAGCTGTTAATCAGGAGGGCCATTAGGGTGTTTGCATTTGCTGATAAGTACCGAGGATCTTACAGTAATGGGTTGCGGAAATACGTTTGCCCCTTCTATTGCTCCTTCTCTGGGTACGAG GATGAGCTTTTGTGGGGAGCTGCTTGGCTGCACAAGGCGACCAAGAACACTGCTTATCTCAACTACATTCAGCGAAACGGTCAGACCCTCGGCGCGGCGGAGACAGATAACACATTTGGTTGGGATAACAAACATGTCGGAGCAAGAATCCTGCTTTCGAAGGCTTTCCTCGTACAGAGGATTCAGACTCTTCATGACTACAAAAGCCACGCCGATAACTACATTTGTTCTTTAGTTCCCGGGACGCCATTGACTCAGGCTAAGTATACACCGGCGGGGCTTCTCTTCAAGATGAGCGACAGTAATATGCAGTATGTGACCTCCACCGCCTTCCTACTCGTAACCTACGCCAAATACTTAACCTCCGCACATTCCTCCGTTAATTGCGGCGGCGTCATTGTTACCCCCAAGAGACTGCGCAACGTGGCCAAGAAACAGATTGATTATCTGCTGGGAGATAATCCGTTAAGAATGTCGTATATGGTCGGTTACGGTCCCAGGTTTCCACAGAGAATCCACCACAGAGGCTCATCCTTGCCGTCCGTGGCCACCCACCCGGCCAAGATCCAGTGCAATTCTGGATTCCGCGTCATGAGCTCTAACGCCCCCAACCCTAACATTCTTGTCGGCGCCGTTGTCGGTGGGCCCGACCAGCAGGACCGGTTCCCGGACCAACGCTCCGACTACGAACAGTCGGAGCCGTCAACTTACATCAACGCGCCCCTCGTCGGAGCTCTGGCGTATCTCGCCCACTCATTTGGCCAACTTTAG